One region of Intestinimonas massiliensis (ex Afouda et al. 2020) genomic DNA includes:
- a CDS encoding S-layer homology domain-containing protein, which translates to MKRTQILRRMTLLTLASVLAALTAIPASAQLLATVQEEGPAVATFGKNGTVQEVFTFSAADFLVENTDLELDSIVLTALPDANAGILTMGNVELAVGDVVGMSAVAGLRFTPLATPTVATTSFSFTPVFSDGSAGADTTVNLYLLTAENGSPIAENLELTTYKNVAVTAQFAAVDPEGDILTFRLANKPARGSVTLPEDGSATFVYTPYENKTGKDTFTYVAVDAVGNTSAPATVKVKIEKANTKVTYADLDGHAAHRAAIRLAEEGILIGECMGGQYFFQPDLPVSRDEFTALAMHTVGLEALEDITRTGFADDASIATWAKPYVSSALKSGVVQGSVSDQGVVFHPDATITKAEATVLLNRLLQVTDVTTPTFFTDADSTPAWAYQAAVNLETVGVIRADATGSLSLNRGLTRAEAAEMLCGALEVLDARETGGLFRW; encoded by the coding sequence TTGAAACGAACTCAGATCCTGCGCCGCATGACCCTTTTGACGCTGGCGTCCGTGCTGGCCGCCCTGACCGCCATCCCCGCCTCTGCCCAACTGCTCGCCACCGTCCAGGAGGAAGGGCCCGCGGTGGCCACCTTCGGCAAAAACGGCACCGTGCAGGAGGTCTTTACCTTCTCGGCCGCCGACTTCCTGGTGGAGAACACCGACCTGGAGCTGGACTCCATCGTGCTCACCGCCCTGCCCGATGCCAACGCCGGCATCCTGACCATGGGGAACGTGGAGCTGGCGGTGGGCGACGTGGTGGGTATGAGCGCCGTGGCCGGCCTGCGCTTCACCCCGCTGGCCACCCCCACCGTGGCCACCACGTCCTTCTCCTTCACCCCCGTGTTCTCCGACGGCTCCGCCGGGGCGGACACGACGGTGAACCTCTATCTGCTCACTGCAGAGAACGGCTCCCCCATCGCGGAAAATCTGGAGCTGACCACTTATAAAAACGTGGCCGTCACCGCCCAGTTCGCCGCCGTGGACCCGGAGGGTGACATCCTCACCTTCCGTCTGGCGAACAAGCCCGCCCGGGGCTCCGTCACTCTGCCCGAGGACGGCTCCGCCACATTCGTCTACACCCCCTATGAGAACAAAACCGGCAAGGACACCTTCACCTACGTGGCCGTGGACGCCGTGGGCAACACCTCCGCCCCCGCCACCGTCAAGGTGAAAATTGAAAAAGCCAACACCAAGGTGACCTACGCCGACCTGGACGGCCACGCCGCCCACCGGGCGGCCATCCGGTTGGCCGAAGAGGGCATCCTCATCGGCGAGTGCATGGGCGGGCAGTACTTCTTCCAGCCCGACCTGCCCGTCAGCCGGGATGAATTCACTGCCCTGGCCATGCACACCGTGGGCCTGGAGGCTTTGGAGGACATCACCCGCACGGGCTTTGCCGACGACGCCTCCATCGCCACCTGGGCCAAGCCCTACGTCTCCTCCGCCCTGAAGTCCGGCGTGGTGCAGGGCAGCGTCAGCGACCAGGGCGTGGTCTTCCATCCCGACGCCACCATCACCAAGGCGGAGGCCACCGTACTGCTCAACCGCCTGCTCCAGGTCACCGACGTGACCACCCCCACCTTCTTTACCGACGCCGACTCCACCCCCGCCTGGGCCTACCAGGCGGCGGTCAACCTGGAAACGGTAGGCGTGATCCGCGCCGACGCCACTGGCTCCCTTTCCCTGAACCGCGGCCTGACCCGCGCCGAAGCCGCGGAGATGCTCTGCGGCGCGCTGGAGGTCCTGGACGCCCGTGAGACCGGCGGGCTGTTCCGCTGGTAA
- a CDS encoding response regulator transcription factor has translation MATYHILVVEDDPDINRLLCRILTDGGYDVRPAFSGSEAVLWAEQYEYDLVLLDLMLPGLTGEEFIAQMRRKKTMPILVLSAKAGLEDRVNVLRLGADDFISKPFDNAEVLARVEAQLRRYRQFSAPAEAGEVLRLGDLVLDREAVRVTAGGKDVALTAREFEILALLLSHPKKVYTREQLYENVWGGEYMGDDNTVNVHISNLRSKLGKVSDREYIKTVWGIGFKMNEL, from the coding sequence ATGGCGACCTATCACATCCTGGTGGTGGAGGACGATCCGGACATCAACCGCCTGCTGTGCCGCATTCTTACCGACGGGGGCTACGACGTGCGGCCCGCCTTCTCCGGCAGCGAGGCCGTGCTGTGGGCCGAGCAGTACGAGTACGACCTGGTGCTGCTGGATCTGATGCTCCCCGGTCTGACCGGCGAGGAGTTCATCGCCCAGATGCGGCGGAAAAAGACCATGCCCATCCTGGTCCTCTCCGCCAAGGCGGGATTGGAGGACCGGGTCAACGTCCTGCGGCTGGGGGCCGACGACTTCATCTCCAAGCCCTTCGACAACGCCGAGGTGCTGGCCCGTGTGGAGGCCCAGCTCCGCCGTTACCGGCAGTTCTCCGCCCCGGCGGAGGCGGGGGAGGTGCTCCGGCTGGGGGACCTGGTTCTGGACCGGGAGGCCGTCCGGGTGACGGCCGGGGGGAAGGACGTGGCCCTCACCGCCCGGGAGTTCGAGATCCTGGCGCTGCTGCTGTCCCACCCCAAAAAGGTCTACACCCGGGAGCAGCTCTATGAGAACGTCTGGGGCGGGGAGTACATGGGGGACGACAACACCGTCAACGTCCATATCTCCAACCTGCGCTCCAAGCTGGGAAAGGTCAGCGACCGGGAGTATATCAAAACGGTGTGGGGCATCGGGTTCAAAATGAACGAACTTTAA
- a CDS encoding ABC transporter permease, with protein sequence MLNYISAELYKVRRRKSTWALLALLLGLESLYILLFAHGECYELLNAFVTTLTLGLPMAMLLSALVCSDMGRSGTLKNELSAGLPRSRIYLGKLLSALIVALIALALVVGLCLAAGGLLFRHSDPAQDRAALAVVGYCLAAALPLWVGGLGLAQMLFFLVPSSGAAESLYFVWFVFLDWMASLITWNAQGPLAQAAAALQSLLLSWTFGQLEGVLTRELLAHSWLVGLGWLAVTSSVGVWVFRRRELR encoded by the coding sequence ATGCTCAACTACATCAGCGCGGAGCTCTATAAGGTCCGCCGCCGCAAGAGTACCTGGGCGCTGCTGGCTCTGCTCCTGGGGCTGGAGAGCCTCTACATCCTCCTGTTCGCCCACGGTGAGTGCTACGAGCTGCTGAACGCCTTCGTCACGACCCTGACTCTGGGCCTGCCTATGGCCATGCTGCTCTCCGCCCTGGTTTGCTCGGACATGGGCCGCAGCGGCACGCTGAAAAACGAGCTCTCCGCCGGCCTGCCCAGGAGCCGCATCTACCTGGGCAAGCTGCTCTCCGCCCTGATAGTGGCTCTGATCGCTCTGGCGCTGGTGGTGGGCCTGTGTCTGGCGGCAGGCGGGCTCCTGTTCCGCCATTCCGACCCGGCGCAGGACCGGGCGGCGCTGGCCGTCGTCGGCTACTGCCTGGCGGCGGCTTTGCCGCTGTGGGTGGGGGGGCTGGGCCTGGCCCAGATGCTGTTCTTCCTGGTGCCCAGTTCCGGCGCGGCGGAGAGCCTGTATTTCGTTTGGTTCGTCTTTCTGGACTGGATGGCCTCCCTCATCACCTGGAACGCCCAGGGGCCCCTGGCCCAGGCGGCCGCGGCCCTGCAGTCCCTGCTGCTGAGCTGGACCTTTGGTCAGCTTGAGGGCGTTTTGACCCGGGAGCTGCTGGCCCATAGCTGGCTGGTCGGCCTGGGGTGGCTGGCGGTCACCTCGTCGGTGGGCGTTTGGGTGTTCCGGCGGCGGGAACTGCGCTGA
- a CDS encoding MBL fold metallo-hydrolase has product MKRLLTLLLGLLLALSLAGCGTSRPQASASAGPAGGTLEVHFIDVGQADAALLLCGGETMLIDGGNVDDSDLIVSYLSGQGVERLDYVVCTHAHEDHVGGLAGALAAYPAGMVYSPVIQYDSRAFGNFDKYVEQQGLELTIPESGDAWTLGEAAVTVLGPRKEYEQTNNTSIVLRVDFGETSFLFTGDMERDAEADLLDAGADLKADVLKVGHHGSSTSTSYPFLREVLPEYAVISCGTGNSYGHPHDETMSRLRDADVTVYRTDLQGHVVCTSDGTGLTFTTQKNQDADTNPDEAEGAGTYIGNKNSQVFHRPDCTGLPAAQNQVVFDSRAEAVAAGYTPCGRCKP; this is encoded by the coding sequence ATGAAACGACTGCTGACATTGCTGCTAGGGCTGCTGCTGGCCCTGTCCCTCGCCGGGTGCGGAACATCTCGCCCCCAGGCGTCCGCCTCCGCCGGGCCGGCAGGGGGTACGCTGGAGGTCCATTTCATCGACGTGGGCCAGGCCGACGCCGCCCTGCTCCTGTGCGGGGGGGAGACCATGCTCATCGACGGGGGCAACGTGGACGATTCCGACCTCATCGTGTCCTACCTGTCCGGCCAGGGGGTGGAGAGGCTGGACTATGTGGTGTGCACACACGCCCATGAGGACCATGTGGGCGGGCTGGCCGGGGCGCTGGCCGCCTACCCGGCGGGGATGGTATACAGCCCCGTGATCCAATACGATTCCCGGGCCTTCGGGAATTTTGACAAGTATGTCGAGCAGCAGGGGCTGGAGCTCACCATCCCGGAGTCCGGCGACGCCTGGACGCTGGGGGAGGCCGCTGTCACCGTGCTGGGCCCCCGGAAGGAGTACGAGCAGACCAATAACACCTCCATCGTCCTGCGGGTGGACTTTGGGGAGACCTCCTTCCTCTTTACCGGCGACATGGAGCGGGACGCCGAGGCCGACCTGCTGGATGCGGGCGCGGACCTGAAGGCCGACGTGCTCAAGGTGGGGCACCACGGCAGCAGCACCTCCACCAGCTATCCTTTTCTGCGGGAGGTCCTGCCGGAGTACGCCGTCATCTCCTGCGGGACGGGCAACAGCTATGGCCACCCCCACGACGAGACCATGAGCCGCCTGCGGGACGCCGACGTGACGGTCTACCGCACCGATCTGCAGGGGCACGTCGTCTGCACCAGCGACGGGACCGGCCTGACCTTTACCACCCAGAAGAACCAGGACGCGGACACCAATCCCGATGAAGCGGAGGGGGCGGGGACCTATATCGGGAACAAAAACTCCCAGGTGTTCCACCGCCCGGACTGCACCGGCCTGCCCGCCGCGCAGAACCAGGTGGTCTTCGACAGCCGGGCCGAGGCGGTGGCGGCAGGCTATACCCCCTGCGGGCGGTGTAAGCCGTGA
- a CDS encoding ABC transporter ATP-binding protein, with protein sequence MAEYVLVTRALTKRYGAAAAVDGVDLAVEKGQIYGLVGRNGAGKTTIIRMLTAQTVPTTGEIELFGQTTEKGLAAARARTGAMVETPSFYPYLTARENLEYYRRQRGIPGAQCVDRALEQVGLHDAGKKKFKQFSLGMKQRLGLALALMNHPDLLLLDEPINGLDPEGIVEFRNILLELNRQRETTILISSHILSELSNIATHYGFLDGGRMLEQVSAARLREKCRACLQLTVDDAARAALVLEQELGIRDYEVLPGNLLRLYDRLDRPQTVTAALMGAGVALIGAENKNANLEDYFLGLIGGVRHG encoded by the coding sequence ATGGCAGAATATGTACTGGTCACCCGGGCCCTGACCAAGCGGTACGGCGCCGCCGCGGCGGTGGACGGGGTAGACCTGGCCGTCGAGAAGGGCCAGATCTACGGCCTGGTGGGCCGCAACGGGGCGGGCAAAACCACCATTATTCGGATGCTCACCGCCCAGACCGTACCCACCACTGGGGAGATCGAGCTCTTCGGACAGACCACGGAGAAGGGGCTGGCCGCCGCCCGGGCCCGCACTGGGGCTATGGTGGAGACCCCCAGCTTTTACCCCTATCTGACCGCCCGGGAGAATCTGGAATACTACCGCCGCCAGCGGGGCATCCCCGGGGCGCAGTGCGTGGACCGGGCCCTGGAGCAGGTGGGGCTCCACGACGCGGGAAAAAAGAAGTTCAAGCAGTTTTCCCTGGGCATGAAGCAGCGGCTGGGGCTGGCCCTGGCCCTGATGAACCACCCGGACCTGCTGCTGCTGGACGAGCCCATCAACGGCCTGGACCCCGAGGGGATCGTGGAGTTTCGCAACATCCTGCTGGAGCTCAACCGCCAGCGGGAGACCACCATTCTCATCTCCAGCCACATCCTCTCTGAACTGAGCAACATCGCCACCCATTACGGCTTTCTGGACGGGGGCCGGATGCTGGAGCAGGTCTCCGCCGCCCGTCTGCGGGAAAAGTGCCGGGCGTGTCTCCAGCTCACCGTGGACGACGCCGCCCGGGCCGCCCTGGTGCTGGAGCAGGAGCTGGGCATCCGGGACTACGAGGTGCTGCCGGGGAACCTCCTGCGGCTCTATGACCGGCTGGACCGGCCCCAGACCGTCACCGCTGCCCTGATGGGGGCGGGGGTGGCCCTCATCGGGGCAGAGAATAAGAACGCCAACCTGGAGGACTACTTCCTGGGCCTGATCGGAGGTGTCCGCCATGGCTGA
- a CDS encoding ABC transporter permease subunit: protein MADYLSAELYKVVHRKYTWIALGLFLGCVVLLTALWWATNSHGGFVPLSGALYTLVMLLSVGLYAPLITTDLVFSEQYKIGTLKNEISYGIPRSRIYLGKLVLEIAVAVLACALAVGLYLALCVPTLPLEADPDGMLMAETGRMWELVGRCLLSAFPLWLGAQGVAHLCFFLFRGGVAAPFAAVGVVAGIPGLLKLLGLLLNPLFLTALRRFTLVAPMDNWDYPIWECWLIGLGWLAASTLLGLLLFQRREIN, encoded by the coding sequence ATGGCTGACTACCTGAGTGCCGAGCTCTATAAGGTGGTACACCGGAAATACACCTGGATCGCCCTGGGACTGTTTCTGGGCTGTGTGGTGCTGCTGACCGCCCTGTGGTGGGCGACGAACTCCCACGGCGGCTTCGTCCCCCTGTCCGGGGCCCTGTATACCCTGGTGATGCTTCTGTCCGTGGGGCTTTACGCCCCCCTCATCACCACCGATCTGGTCTTTTCCGAGCAGTACAAGATCGGCACGCTGAAAAACGAGATCTCCTATGGCATCCCCAGAAGCCGCATCTATCTGGGCAAGCTGGTGCTGGAGATTGCCGTGGCGGTGCTGGCCTGCGCGCTGGCGGTGGGACTGTACCTGGCCCTGTGCGTGCCCACCCTGCCGCTGGAGGCGGACCCGGACGGCATGCTTATGGCGGAGACGGGCCGGATGTGGGAGCTGGTGGGCCGGTGCCTGCTGTCCGCCTTTCCCCTGTGGCTGGGAGCCCAGGGGGTGGCTCACCTGTGCTTTTTCCTGTTCCGCGGCGGCGTGGCGGCTCCCTTCGCCGCCGTCGGCGTGGTGGCCGGAATCCCGGGGCTGCTCAAGCTGCTGGGGCTGCTGCTGAACCCCCTGTTCCTGACGGCGCTCCGCCGCTTCACCCTGGTGGCCCCCATGGACAACTGGGACTACCCCATCTGGGAGTGCTGGCTCATCGGCCTGGGGTGGCTCGCCGCCAGCACTCTGCTGGGCCTGCTGCTGTTCCAACGCAGGGAGATCAACTGA
- a CDS encoding helix-turn-helix transcriptional regulator gives MKNRVEQLRKEQGLNQDDFAKILRVSRQTISSIETGKYNPSLELAFAISDFFGKRIEEIFIYERGAENEKR, from the coding sequence TTGAAGAATAGAGTTGAACAGTTACGAAAGGAGCAAGGTTTGAATCAAGATGATTTTGCAAAAATACTCCGTGTCTCAAGACAAACCATTAGTTCAATCGAAACAGGGAAGTATAATCCATCATTGGAGTTAGCTTTTGCAATTTCAGATTTTTTCGGCAAACGAATAGAAGAAATCTTCATCTATGAAAGAGGTGCAGAAAATGAAAAAAGGTAA
- a CDS encoding Rqc2 family fibronectin-binding protein produces the protein MPLDAICLTAVVEELKKTLVGGKVDKIYQPTRDEVILNIRAGENVKLLLAGSPTAPRLHLTRLPRENPAQPPMFCMLLRKHLTGGRILAIEQPELERIVLLRLEVIDELGDRVPRTLVLEAMSRRANLILLDAEGRIVDCMRRVDADMSAQRQVLPGLFYRLPEPRPGLSPLIERELAFRGGVESVKDLPLEKKLEQLSRAVGGAYVPTLLVRDGKAADFTFLPILQYGPGTESRPYPSFSELLEDFYATRETAQRTGQKGQELLKAVGRIRDRTARRVGQQELELAATKDRERKRELGDILTSNLYALEKGMRTARLTDYYDPEGREVDIPLDPLLTPQQNAAKYYKEYNKAKTAERVLTEQIEKGRRELDYLDSVREAVKLAEGERDLLEIRQELTGTGYLRKGSKAGQRNLKVQTRPMEFRSSAGLRISVGKNNTQNDALTTRQAGKGELWFHTQKIHGSHVILWTDGQEPDLQSVTEAAQLAAWFSQGREGKKVPVDYTPVKYVKKPAGARPGMVVYTTYQTAYVDPDGELARKLRVK, from the coding sequence ATGCCTTTGGACGCGATCTGCCTGACGGCAGTGGTGGAAGAACTGAAAAAGACCCTGGTGGGGGGCAAGGTGGACAAAATCTACCAGCCCACCCGGGATGAGGTGATCCTCAACATCCGGGCGGGGGAGAACGTAAAGCTGCTCCTCGCCGGCAGCCCCACGGCCCCCCGGCTCCACCTGACCCGGCTGCCCCGGGAGAACCCGGCCCAGCCCCCCATGTTCTGTATGCTCCTGCGCAAGCATCTCACCGGCGGGCGCATTCTGGCCATCGAGCAGCCGGAGCTGGAGCGCATCGTCCTGCTCCGGCTGGAGGTCATCGACGAGCTGGGGGACCGGGTGCCCCGCACCCTGGTGCTGGAGGCCATGAGCCGCCGGGCCAACCTCATCCTGTTGGACGCCGAGGGGCGCATCGTGGACTGCATGCGCCGGGTGGACGCCGACATGTCCGCCCAGCGGCAGGTGCTGCCCGGCCTGTTCTACCGGTTGCCGGAGCCCCGGCCCGGCCTGTCCCCCCTCATCGAGCGGGAGCTGGCCTTCCGGGGCGGGGTGGAGAGCGTGAAGGACCTGCCCCTGGAGAAGAAGCTGGAGCAGCTCTCACGGGCTGTGGGGGGAGCTTATGTTCCCACTCTGCTGGTGCGGGACGGCAAGGCCGCCGACTTCACCTTTCTGCCCATTTTACAGTACGGTCCGGGGACGGAGTCGAGGCCCTATCCCAGCTTTTCCGAGCTGCTGGAGGACTTTTACGCCACCCGGGAGACCGCCCAGCGCACCGGGCAGAAGGGGCAGGAGCTTTTGAAGGCGGTGGGCCGGATACGGGATCGCACCGCCCGCCGGGTGGGCCAGCAGGAGCTGGAGCTGGCGGCCACGAAGGACCGGGAGCGCAAGCGGGAGCTGGGGGACATCCTTACCTCCAACCTGTACGCGCTGGAGAAGGGAATGCGCACGGCCCGGCTGACGGACTACTACGACCCCGAGGGGCGGGAGGTGGACATCCCGCTGGACCCGCTTCTCACGCCCCAGCAGAACGCCGCCAAGTATTACAAGGAATACAACAAGGCCAAGACCGCCGAGCGGGTGCTCACGGAGCAGATCGAGAAGGGCCGGCGGGAGCTGGACTATCTGGACAGCGTACGGGAGGCTGTCAAGCTGGCCGAGGGGGAGCGGGACCTGCTGGAGATCCGGCAGGAGCTCACCGGCACCGGCTATCTCCGCAAGGGGAGCAAGGCCGGCCAGCGGAACCTGAAGGTGCAGACCCGGCCCATGGAGTTTCGGTCCTCGGCGGGGCTGCGGATTTCGGTGGGCAAGAACAACACCCAGAACGACGCCCTCACCACCAGGCAGGCGGGCAAGGGAGAGCTGTGGTTCCACACCCAGAAGATCCACGGCTCCCACGTCATCCTGTGGACGGACGGGCAGGAGCCTGACCTTCAGAGCGTCACCGAGGCCGCCCAACTGGCTGCCTGGTTTTCCCAGGGCCGGGAGGGCAAAAAGGTGCCGGTGGACTACACCCCGGTGAAATATGTGAAAAAGCCCGCCGGGGCCCGGCCGGGGATGGTGGTCTACACCACGTACCAGACGGCCTATGTGGACCCGGACGGGGAACTGGCCAGGAAGCTGCGGGTCAAATAA
- a CDS encoding DUF983 domain-containing protein, producing the protein MKWICWSCGRENPFRPLKAVQDKCPKCGDELRTGRAPLATTTNIAGFLLMIGGVFWGMDHLVPAPLSLPVFTVLAVLFAVAVGAGMVAAGLHLYNRAAEARREEANR; encoded by the coding sequence ATGAAGTGGATCTGCTGGAGCTGCGGACGGGAAAATCCCTTTCGCCCTCTCAAGGCGGTGCAGGACAAGTGCCCCAAGTGCGGGGACGAACTCAGGACCGGCCGGGCGCCCCTGGCCACCACCACCAACATCGCCGGCTTTCTGCTGATGATCGGCGGCGTATTCTGGGGCATGGACCATCTGGTCCCCGCGCCTCTGAGCCTGCCCGTGTTTACCGTGCTGGCCGTCCTGTTCGCGGTGGCCGTAGGGGCCGGTATGGTGGCGGCGGGGCTGCATCTCTATAACCGGGCGGCCGAGGCCCGCCGGGAGGAGGCGAACCGATAG
- a CDS encoding sensor histidine kinase, whose product MIAAVILAALCAVLGLRLYALEKDIRSCARQLREDEGARVRMAAPNRAAEDLLSAVNRLLELREADEAEHRRQEHAIRQQISNISHDLRTPLTSILGYLQLLEGDSLTVEERREYLGIVRGRAKALQSLITSFYDLSRLEGGEYPLSREKVDLYHVLSELVAEFYNDFEQSGFDMTVELAPGLPAVTADPAGVLRVFTNLIRNALEHGQKRMSILLYRQEETVVSAFSNDAAGLTREDVEHVFDRFFTADKMRTGQSTGLGLAIVKALVGQMGHRVTAALDGEMFTVQVRWRI is encoded by the coding sequence GTGATTGCGGCGGTGATTCTGGCGGCGCTGTGCGCCGTGCTGGGCCTGCGGCTCTACGCGCTGGAAAAGGATATCCGCTCCTGCGCCCGGCAGCTCCGGGAGGATGAGGGTGCCCGGGTGCGCATGGCCGCGCCCAACCGGGCGGCGGAGGACCTGCTCTCCGCCGTCAACCGCCTGCTGGAGCTGCGGGAGGCCGACGAGGCCGAGCACCGGCGGCAGGAGCACGCCATCCGGCAGCAGATCTCCAACATCTCCCACGACCTGCGCACGCCGCTGACCTCCATTCTGGGCTATCTCCAGCTCCTGGAGGGGGACAGCCTGACGGTGGAGGAGCGGCGGGAGTATCTGGGCATCGTCCGGGGCCGGGCTAAGGCCCTCCAGAGCCTCATCACCAGCTTTTACGACCTGTCCCGGCTGGAGGGGGGCGAATACCCCCTCTCCCGGGAGAAGGTGGACCTGTACCATGTGCTCAGTGAGCTGGTGGCCGAATTTTACAACGACTTCGAGCAGTCCGGCTTCGATATGACGGTGGAGCTGGCCCCGGGGCTGCCCGCCGTCACCGCCGATCCGGCGGGCGTGCTGCGGGTATTCACCAATCTGATCCGCAACGCCCTGGAGCACGGGCAGAAGCGGATGTCCATCCTCCTGTACCGGCAGGAGGAGACGGTGGTCTCCGCCTTTTCCAATGACGCGGCCGGGCTGACCCGGGAGGATGTGGAGCACGTCTTCGACCGCTTCTTTACCGCCGACAAGATGCGCACCGGCCAGTCCACCGGGCTGGGTCTGGCCATCGTCAAGGCTCTGGTCGGGCAGATGGGCCATCGGGTCACCGCGGCGCTGGACGGAGAGATGTTCACCGTGCAGGTGCGGTGGCGGATTTGA
- a CDS encoding MATE family efflux transporter, with protein MTSDLTTGSVPKRLFRFALPLLFANVLQSLYQLVDMLVVGRFLGSPGLAAVSSAAMLCYVITSLCSGAATGGSVLVAQRQGAGDPEGLRRVIGALFTLSGLIALAVTALGLLTCGPILRAMHVPGEALALAHGYLLVICGGTFFVLGYNAVCGVLRGLGDSVSPLLFVALATAVNVALDLLLVGALGLGTVGAALATVCSQAVSCLAALRFCFRRGLFSGLQPRHFLPGRALSIALLRIGLPTAVQLSVVNLSYLLVTGWFNLHGTAAAAAAGVGLKVNTFAAMPCWAVGMAVTTMAGQCMGAGDPDRAAGALRWGLHLSLALCAGTVALVQLFAGPIVALFDPNPAVVAAGVTYLRICCSVNFAFYAAMYLFDSLATGVGAAGLAMGNAMLHSVVMRLALSWWLGGALGFSGLCWAEMLAPIPSALLGLLWFRLGRWRRRGPL; from the coding sequence ATGACATCCGATCTCACCACGGGCAGCGTGCCCAAGCGCCTGTTCCGCTTTGCCCTGCCCCTTTTGTTCGCCAACGTGCTCCAATCCCTCTACCAACTGGTGGATATGCTGGTGGTGGGCCGCTTTCTGGGCAGCCCCGGCCTAGCTGCCGTCAGCAGCGCCGCCATGCTCTGCTACGTCATCACCTCCCTCTGCTCCGGCGCGGCCACCGGCGGCTCGGTGCTGGTGGCTCAGCGCCAGGGGGCCGGGGACCCGGAGGGCCTCCGCCGGGTCATCGGCGCCCTGTTCACCCTCTCCGGCCTGATCGCTCTGGCCGTCACCGCCCTAGGCCTGCTGACCTGCGGGCCCATCCTGCGGGCCATGCACGTACCCGGCGAGGCCCTGGCCCTGGCCCACGGCTATCTGCTGGTCATCTGCGGCGGCACCTTTTTCGTGCTGGGCTACAACGCCGTGTGCGGCGTGCTGCGAGGCCTGGGGGATTCCGTCAGCCCTCTCCTCTTCGTGGCCCTGGCCACCGCGGTCAACGTCGCGCTGGACCTGCTGCTGGTGGGCGCGCTGGGTCTCGGGACCGTAGGCGCCGCCCTGGCCACCGTTTGCTCCCAGGCGGTCTCCTGCCTGGCCGCCTTAAGGTTCTGCTTCCGCAGGGGCCTATTCTCCGGCCTCCAGCCCCGGCACTTTCTCCCCGGCCGGGCCCTGTCCATCGCCCTGCTGCGCATCGGCCTGCCCACCGCCGTACAGCTCTCAGTGGTCAATCTGTCCTATCTGCTGGTCACCGGATGGTTCAACCTCCACGGTACCGCAGCGGCCGCCGCCGCGGGGGTGGGGCTGAAGGTGAACACCTTCGCCGCCATGCCCTGCTGGGCGGTGGGGATGGCGGTGACCACCATGGCCGGCCAGTGCATGGGGGCCGGGGACCCGGACCGGGCCGCCGGGGCGCTCCGCTGGGGCCTGCACCTCTCTTTGGCCCTGTGCGCCGGCACCGTGGCGCTGGTCCAGCTCTTTGCCGGGCCCATCGTGGCCCTCTTTGACCCGAATCCCGCCGTGGTGGCGGCGGGGGTGACCTATCTGCGCATCTGCTGCTCGGTAAACTTCGCCTTTTACGCCGCCATGTATCTCTTTGACTCCCTGGCCACCGGCGTGGGAGCCGCGGGCCTGGCCATGGGCAACGCCATGCTGCACTCGGTGGTAATGCGCCTGGCCCTGTCCTGGTGGCTGGGCGGCGCGCTGGGCTTTTCCGGGCTGTGCTGGGCCGAGATGCTGGCCCCCATTCCCTCGGCCCTGCTGGGCCTGCTTTGGTTCCGGCTGGGGCGGTGGCGCCGGCGCGGTCCGCTCTGA
- a CDS encoding Mini-ribonuclease 3: MTDYFHLDAAPDHIRAISNLGLAHLGDAVFEVMVRSWLCLRGKATSKGLHRATVHFVAAPAQAAMAEKILPLLSEEEGDVFRRGRNASPHSIPKAASREEYQTATALEALFGWLYLQGRTERLNALFSTMMGD, encoded by the coding sequence ATGACAGATTATTTTCATCTGGATGCTGCGCCCGACCATATCCGGGCCATCAGCAATCTGGGTCTGGCCCACCTGGGAGACGCGGTCTTTGAGGTGATGGTCCGCTCCTGGCTGTGCCTGCGCGGCAAGGCCACCTCCAAAGGCCTGCACCGGGCCACCGTCCACTTTGTGGCCGCTCCCGCCCAGGCCGCCATGGCGGAGAAGATCCTGCCGCTCCTGTCGGAGGAGGAGGGGGACGTCTTCCGCCGGGGGCGCAACGCCAGCCCCCACTCCATCCCCAAGGCGGCCAGCCGGGAGGAGTACCAGACCGCCACCGCCCTGGAGGCTTTGTTCGGCTGGCTGTACCTCCAGGGAAGGACGGAGCGGCTTAACGCGCTATTTTCGACCATGATGGGGGACTGA